TTGTTCAGAGCTGAGTAGAAAGTATCATTTTTTGGTGCATTGGATTTCAAGGCTGTATTATTGGATAGAAGTTTGGAAACTCAAGTAGAGtttgaaagtttaaaaaatCAGGGGAATATTTATGCTCAATCTACCTGTTACATAGAGCTTGTGAACTGCTTTGAGAATATTTGGAATATCAGTCAGGCTTGGCTCTGAGGAATAAGCATTTTTATACCTTATCTGGAGTTGATTTTAGAATAAGCAGACTGCTACAATAGATATTGTTTGCTGTGCTCTTTCTAGATAGAGCTGCTTTTAGATGGTTCTGATGGAAATTTTGCACACACTGaaatcaaaattcatattttttctttaattattattattattattattattattattattattattattattattattattattattattattattttgaaactgCTGCATTAAAAGATCATTAGAATGGTTAAAGTGCCCATATCCAACTTTTTCTGGAACTACAAGGTTAAATAGGGATTTCATGTCTTATCAGTGTATATACCCTTTTTCCAATGTCAAGAAAAGGTTTCAGTGGATGGTACACAATGGTGCTGTGTAGGAAAATTTTGTgtgttgtttttgttcttttttttcctcCCTTAATGGAAGCATCAAAATTTGCTAACTCCTTTACTTTTAAACAGTGGTCCCAGGGCTGTTTCTGTTGTTAATTCTTCCTCGGAAAGACTAGGAGGAGCAAAAGTTGTCGCTACTGCTGTGGCTCCAAATGATGTGGCAAAAATTCAGGAGTTTCTAAAAAGATGGAGTGATGTTGAACATGTGGATCTTATACTTACCCTTGGTACATTTCTACACACATCAGTTTTGCTATTGAAGTCCAACAATTCTAGTTTTGTTGAATTGATTTcccattttattttcctttccaATCAAGGTGGGACCGGCTTTACCTCACGAGATGTAACACCAGAAGCTACAAAATAGTTGATTGAGAAGGAAACACCTGATCTTTTGTATGTAATGACACAAGAAAGTTTAAAGGTATGAAACTCTTgcattttttggtttttcagtttgattaaatgattaaattttatGCATGCTTAAATATGTAGACATCATGTGCATTCTTGGTCTACTTCACTGGTGGGTTGAAGCCAACATTTGTCAATTTCTCATTTGAATTGTATAGTTGGTATTGCCTTGGGACTGTGGCTTTCTAATCGTTAGACAATTATGGTTGTATCATACTTAGTTTAGGGAAGTTTCATATTAATTGATTGCTTCGAATGGTTCTCCAGGGGTTCATTGTATTGTTTTATAGATTTGATTAATTTGTTAAGTCGGAAACCCAAAGAAAACTGCTGAGTGTATGGAGGCCTTATTGCCTTCACGTTTAAATGGAGGGAAGGGTCTTCCGACACGATATTACGTGAGTGTTGTCTTGTGGTTTcctaattttgtttatttctctattttatgTCAGTAGAAGAGTTAGAATGAGTGCGAAAATGGTGTTTCTTGTGAATGATTGAGCTTTTTTTATTTCCCCAACTGTTAAGACAAGAAGTTAAAATAAATGAACATGAAAATTTAGTTTCCGAGTTTATTTGCTTTTAGTTTTCAGATGTTTACTACCCTTGTTTTTTGgtagtttttcttgtttctcaCTCTGGTCTCATTTGTTTCAGTTTCACCCAAGGCACCTAAACTAAAGCCAATAGCTATTATTATTTCAGTTTATTTGCTTTTACGATGTTTCAGTTTCTCACTCTGGTCTCATTTCttttaatattgaaatttgTGAATTGGTGCATTTGGTTTGCTTGGTTTATGCTATTTGTTATTATCAGTATTAATGCACGCCAAGTGCTCTCTGATATGCCTCTTTGATATTCCTCTTTGGTTTATGCATGTTCACAATTCTGAATTCTTGTTTCTCTATCCaagttcatatttttattttatatacattACAATATAAGAAGCTAAGGAATAAGAGATCTAGTTTGCTTATTGTTTAAGATTGCTAAATCATAGCGGCAAAGAATCTTAATTCACCAGTGTTTATCATCAATGTTATTGAAAAAACACACCTTCCTCATACACAATGTTGTTAATAATAAGTCTtaaacaaaagagaagaaatgtTGCCGTTATCATGTCGAGAACTTGGAAAAGTTTAAAGTTCATTTACCACATAAGTTGACTTTGCTTACATCCTGCAAAATTTAAATTCTGGATTCCTTTTAAATTACCCTCAGtaactttttcttattttttatttagaaaattgGAAGGTTTATTATTAAGCTAATAAAAAACAGTTTATCCAAAATTTCATAAGATTGTTACTTTTGGtggaactaaaatttttattgaatagaaaaaataattttcaatttaagCAATCATACATATTGATATAAGATTGATATTTAAACACAATGAATGGTAAAATTTAATGCATATTTGGATCCAGCATGCAATAACATCACAACTTGGACTCCTTTATGAATGAGCTATACAAGAACAGAGAAAAAAAACGAATTAGATCATTTTATCTTAACAAGGCTTGAATCTCTGACGGCCACACCTCTGGTTTATAGTTCTGGGCTATATTTTTTACAAAGTTTGGAACGGGCTTGCTTGCTTTTTGgtcatttaatttgtttctaTAAATAGAATTCTGTATTTGATTGAAGTTTAATTTAAGTAGCAAGTCTGTAATCAAACTAGTGCATATATATGAGTTGGTTATGGCTGTGTTGTGTTGAATGTGCTAgttgaattgatttattttttttggttaatattatttttgggtGCTATGGAATTATAGAATAGAATAGAACTGATGTTATTAAACTctgaattgatttatttttgtgtTGTGTTGAATTGAAAAGCTGCATTCCTCTTGAAAGTTGAAACCAAGTTAATACTATTGTTTTAACTCTTTCCTAGCAGTCAATAGGCATTTGGTTTAAATATGCATGTAATGTTGTTACAAAGAATTTGATACTTGTTACTTAGCTAGCCTAAaaaatgttttgttttgttaCTTAAGTTCACAACTATAACAGGTTTTGGGATCACGTTTCTGTGTCTAAAATGGAAAAATCCTTGGTTTTACAGCTGCTGCCTctgcttttctttatttttttaagctgtcctttttctttctttttctctaatgTATGTGTTTTTTAAAGCCTcacaaactttaatttcaagttTCATGCTTTTTTTCCTTTagggagaggagagagaggagaggagaGGAGAGCTTGTTTAGACTAGAATTGAAtaccccttcttatttctttctttttcatttaaaaaaaatatttttgaagtaCTTGGTATTAAATATGCTGcctttttaaattagtttctttttagcttcttttatAAAGTAAGGATTGTTGGGACTTCTTAGttctacaatttttaaaaaatctcacTGCCTTACACTTGCTGAGTTATCTTATAAATGAAGTGAATGCATTTACTGAGTTATCTTATAAATGAAGTAAATGGTCACTAGAGTACATTTATGGGTCCATATAGTATTTAATATGAACTAATAATCTTCTTGTGTCAATGTGTTTTGAAGAGAATTGAACGAAATTAAATGGAACTTTTGCTATTGAATAATATTGAAGTATATTGAATGTCAATGTTTATATAGCCTCTggattattaaaatttgaattgttGTGTTATATTTGAATTGTTgtcttatattttataattgcaTAAATTCTAGCAATTTTGGTGCAGGAAATATCAGCTTTCTCTCTAATTAATAAGTTCTGCTGTTTCTGTGGTACTGCTTTGCTGTTGCTTTGCTACTAATTATCTACTGCTGAACTGCCACTCGCTGCTGCTGCTACCTCTCTAATTCTGCTTCTGCTGCGCTACTACTTTGGTGCTGTTGTGGTATGGATTAAGACAGTATTTAAGGTTGGTTCATGCGAATTTAAATAcatctattaattttttattgatgttATGTGTACAACTTAAGTGCTTTCCTGAGGCACTCACTTCAGGATCTTCTTTAAGAATtgctaaaatttaattttctttgctaTTTTATGTCTAATGCCTTCAGTATTTTGGAGACATGGAAAATATTGTCTCTAAGTTAATTAGGAAACTAGACTCGCAGTTAGTGAGACTAGCAGTAAAGACTTCAAACTAGAAACTTAGCTATCTATTTGAAATATATAGGTTTTCGATGGATGTGTCTAAAGATTGGATGGATACACCACGTCATGAAAAAGAATATCAAGTCGGTGTAGAAAAGTTTTTACACTTTGCTTTTTCATCACCGGGAATTCCTCAAGGGGAAGAAATTCAATGCCCATGTGCAAAGTGTTGTAATAGACTTTGGTTAAGGAGAGATGTCGTGTATGACCATCTAATATGCGATGGATTCGTAAAAGGTTATAGGAGGTGGTTTAATCATGGGGAATCACTTGTTACTATGGATGTTGACAGTGACACAGATGAGGAATATAACTGCAATGATAACATTGATGAGTTGTTACGTGATAGATTCAGAGATACTACACAAGTTGATGGACATAACATGGGGCCTAACGAAGGTgcaaaagaattttataaattagtAGACGAGGCAAGCCAAGAACTATATCCTAGATGTAAAGGATTCACAAGATTATCCTTTACCATCCGTCTTTACTTGTTAAAATGCTTGCATGGTTGGAGTAATGCGCGTCGTTCACTTCTCTCTTAGAATTATTGAAAGAAGGAATGCCACATTTGAATATTCCTACTTCTTTTGATAAAACAAAGAATATGGTGAAGAATTTGGGCCTTGACTACCAAAAGATCGATGCATGTCGCAATGATTGCATGTTGTATCGGAACGGGCATGAGAATGACTCATCTTGCCATGTCTGTGGAACATCCCGTTATATTGAGCATCATGTAGAAGAAGACGATGCTACCTCATCTAAAAAGCCTCGTAAAGTTGCTGCAAAAACTCTAAGGCATTTTCCCCTGATTCCCAGACTTCAAAGGCTTTTTATGTGCACAAGGACGGTTGAAGCTATGTCCTGGCATCATAATGAATGTGTTAAAGATGGGTCGTTAAGGCATCCTGCCGATGGTGAATCTTGGAAAGCATTTGATAGTCGACATGAAGATTTTGCAAAGGAGCCTCGTAATGTGAGACTTGGCTTAGCGAGCGACGGATTCAATCCGTTTCGAACTTTGAGTAGTACACATAGTACATGGCCTGTTGTTCTGATGGTGTATAATCTACCCCCTTGGATGAGCATGAAGCCTGATTATTTTATGCTCTCTTTACTAATTCCTGGCCCACAATCACCGGGAAATGATATTGATGTCTTTCTTCAACCACTAattgaagaattaaaagaatTGTGGGAGTTAGGTGTTGAAACATATGATTCCAAAGAGAACAAAACTTTCAACATGAGAGCATGTCTTTTATGGACAATTAACGACTTCCCTGCGTATGCTATGTTATCTGGGTGGAGTACAAAGGGAAAATTGGCTTGTCCGTGTTGTAATGATGAGACTTCTTCTATATATCTGAAACATAGCCACAAGACTGTTTATATGGATCATCGAAAGTTTTTACCTATGAACCATCCATGGAGACATAATAAAAGATCTTTCAATGGAAAAACTGAACTTAGGTCTCCACCGCAGTTGTTAGATAGAACAACTGTATTTGATATATTGCAAGGGGTAGATAATTCTTTTGGGAAGAAGCAAAGGAGATCAAAGAATGGCATTTCAAATTGGAAAAAGCGGTCAATCTTTTTTGATTTACCATATTGGAAGTTCAACATGTTTAGACACAACCTTGATGTCATGCACATAGAGAAGAATATAGTTGATAGCATAATTGGAACTCTTTTGGATATTTCTGGAAAGACAAAAGATCATGCAGCTGCACGTTTTGACCTTAAAGACATGGGTATCAGGAAAAACCTTCAACCAAGAGATACGAATGATGGTAAAAGAACTAAGTTAGCAAAGGCATGCTTCTCAATGACTGCAGCAGAGAAAACAATCTTTTGTAGTGTGTTAAAAGGGGCAAAATTACCAGACGGCAGCGCTTCCAATATCGCTAGATGTGTGCagcaaacagaaaagaagattTCTGGTTACAAGACCCATGATGCTCATTTCATGTTACATTACTTGTTGCAAGTACCGATCAAGAGCATACTTCCTGACCATGTTGCCATCACTTTAGTTCGATTATGTTCATTTTTTCGCCGGATATGTTAGAAGGTAATTAGCCTAGATGAGGTAGTTAACTTAGAAGCAGAGATTGCTGAGACATTATGCCAATTGGAGAGGATTTTTCCTCCAAGCTTTTTTGACATAATCGTGCACTTGCCTATCCATTTGGCAAATGAAGTGAGGTTAGGTGGTCCAGTTCAGTATCGTTGGATGTACCCTGTTGAACGATATATGTGCACACTAAAATCGTATGTTCGTAACAGAAGTCGTCCAGAAGGATCCATTGCCGAAGGATATTTGGTGAATGAGTGTATTAATTTTTGCTCAAGATATTTACATGAAGATGTCCAGACAAGATTCAACAAAGTCCCTCGAAACAATGATGAGTGTGTTTCAGATGAGCTGCGAACTCCTAGTTTGTTTCCAAGCAAAGGATGTCCTTTGGGTGGAAAAATGGGAGATTTGTTCATGTTAGATGAAAAATCAGAAATACAAGGTCATGCATACATCCTAAACAATTGTGATAAGATCGAGGTCTACATGAGGCATTTTGTTTGATTCATTGTCATTTCGTAGACCTTAATCATAATATTTTACCCTACTAACAAATAAGAATATGAATATTTGATCTTCAGAGAGCATGAGGAGGCAGTAAATGATAACAATCCACGaagaacaaagtgggagaaagcCAAACACCATAGTCAACAGTTCTCAGAATGGTTTAAAACTCGTGCCATGAAAAAGGATGTGCTGGTTGGACAAAAGGGTTGGCTAGGGGGCCAAATAGAGTTGCAAAAAGATTTTCAGGTTATGTTATCAATGGGTATAGGTTTCATACAAGACACCGTGATGCAAGACGTAAAACCCAAAATAGTGGTGTCACATTGGAGGCATTGACTCCTAGTTTTGCTACTGTGAAAGATAAGAACCCAATTGAAGCAAAAGTAACCTACTATGGTAGAATAGTTGATATGTTTGAATTAGATTATTATGGCCAATTTAAGGTAGTCCTGTTTAAGTGTGAGTGGTATACAGTTGCAAAAGACAATTTTGGTCTCTCATATGtgtatttcaataaaaaatgctaccaagaagaaccatttGTGCTAGCATCCCAAGTAAACCAATGCTTTTATGTGCAAGACCCATATGTGAGTGACAAACACTATGTTATGAAAACAATTCCAAGAGATTTATTTAGGATAAGTGATGACCTTGAGTCTGATTCGCCCATAATATATGCAAGGGAGCCATGTGAACCTGAAGTGATTCCAAGTCTCCCAAATGATAATGGTGAAGTTGATCTAGTGAGGAATGATCTACGAGCAACTATTATAGATATGGCTCCAAATATGTTTGCCAAACAACGTGGTGAGGAAGATGAGGAAAGCGAATACGAGTATATGGAGGACTCTGATTCTGAAACATCTTGACATTCTTTCATGTAATGCTATTTTGGTAGAATTCTAGATGTCTCATTTGTTTTAGTTATTTCATGTAATGCTATTTTGGTAGAATTCTAGATGTCTCATTTGTTTTAGTTATTTCATGTAATGCTATTTTGGTAGAATTCTAAATGTCTCAtttgttttagttattttgcttatttaattactttcttATGTTGATTATGTTCATTtaattattcataaaataacaaatttttcaTTGCAACTCTTTTGTGTATGCAGAATGGAGAAAGGAGAAATCACTAAAAGAAAACGGATAAGTACCTTAGcacaaaaaatgaaagaaaaaagtcCGAAAAAAAAGAATTCCTTTGAGGTTACACAAGTGAGGTCAAGTGCTGAATTGCTACAACAATACaatattaaaagagaaaagatcATGGCTGAAAATAAGAAGGCTAGCTTCCAAGCTCAAGACCcaaaagatcaaacaagaaaccAACCTATCACAATTGTGGAAGATGCCATTGAAGAGCAAGCTAGAActccaaagaagaaaaagaaggtcCAACCAATGTCACTTTTTCAAGAATGTGAACATAATGGGAACGGGACAATGTTTCAAGCTGAAAAGACCTCCAAAACTGGGAATCAAAGGACTGTTGAAGCTGATACAATGGAACAAAATGATTTAAGTTCTGATGATGAGGGAGAAGATGCAAGCGAGCTAAGTGCAAGTTCAATGAAAAAAGGAATGAGTCTTGACATGTATTTTAAGGTACATGGGATAAATTTGGAAGATGAAGAAGTTGAGGAAGATGAGGAAGATGAGCTTGATGATGCTGCAAATGATGAGGGTAATGGAGGACAAGCTAGTAATGAAGGTGCTTTTCTTGTTTGACCTTATTGTCAAAATATAGCTTGTATTACTTCTAAGTTGATTTGAGTTAAAATTCTGTTATTTTAATCAGAATTAGGcacaataaagaagaaaactcGTGGAAAGACAATGTGCAAAAAGCTTCATGCCACTGATTTTAATGATCGACGGGAGGTGGAATTTTTTGGAGGGCAACCTATAGGTCCAACCAAGGAGGTTGTATCTAACCTCAACCAACTTTTGGGCACAACAGTTAGAAATCCTCGTTTTGTGACTTTGCTATATACTAGTTGGCATGGTGTGCCTAAAAACATCAAAGAGGACATGTGGGAGTATGCCAATGTATGTAAATATAGCATTATAgataatgtttttaaaatttatttgttactttattaatgctAACCTTTGACATTCTAATTTGTTGTCTTTTTTAGCAAAAATTCATTCTTCCAATAACTTCAAAGCCGTGGGTAATGAAGGGATTTTGTCGTGCATGGAAAAAATACAAAggcaaaataaaaaaggaacatTTCTTGAAGTACAAcacaaagaaagaaatgatAAAGAACCGACCGTTAGAGATCCCCGAGGTTCAATTTCGCAAACTAATTCGGTATTGGAGTCTTCCGACTGTCAAGGTAATTTTGTCTTTTTGTTCTTTATGTGATTAAATTTGGTGTTTTGGGAAAAGTTagtgtgattttgaaaaaacaagaaaacatgtttattaagaataataacatctctttttcatatttatatttagGCTGTGTCTACTAAGAATGCTGAAAATAGGTCAAAGCAAACATGTCCTCACCGGATGGGTTCCACAAATTTTGGAATAGTGCGCAAGCAGCTGGTAATATAAGATTGATATTTCTTGTGATTTCTCATTTATATTCATGTTGTAGTTTTCTAGTTAGTATGCctcatgtaaatttttttatatgtactCTAGCGCGACTCTAAAGAGAATAGTGAAGAACCATCAAGAGTTGAAGTTTTCATAGCAACTCGCACaagtaaaaaaggaaaagaaattgatGCTAAAACACAAAGCACAATTGTGAGttttttgtatttgtatttggATTTGTACAATATAAATTCTATAGTGATTTCTATTAATATTTAGTTAATGCGGCTTTGTATTTTATTGCTCCTCACTTTTGACAGGCTGAACTTCAAACCCGAATAGAGGCAGGGGAAAATGATGAGGATGCATTTGTAGGAGTGCTAGGAAATGACCAACCAGGTCGAGTTCGTTGTTATGGGGCTTCGATTACAAGAAGCTCTCTTAAAAAGGATGAGGAGATTCGACAAGTCAAAGTTGAATACAACAACAAGGTTGAATCATTAGAGAAGAAGATGGACGGTGTATGCAGTTTACTAAAAGTATTGGTGCACCAAGTCAACCCTGGAATGAGTGAGGAAGAGGTAGCAGCCTTAGTGCAAGCTGCCCAAAATTTTCCTTTGGATGCCTCAAGTAGCAGACTGAGATATACTCCTTGCTCGTCCGAATCAACTCATATTCCACCCAAAGATGTAAGTCACTATCTTTGGATATTCGATATATTTCCAACCAAAGTAGTTGacttattgttgttgttgattttggACATGTGATGATAGTGAGACAAAAGTTTATAG
The genomic region above belongs to Arachis duranensis cultivar V14167 chromosome 3, aradu.V14167.gnm2.J7QH, whole genome shotgun sequence and contains:
- the LOC110278700 gene encoding uncharacterized protein LOC110278700; this translates as MAENKKASFQAQDPKDQTRNQPITIVEDAIEEQARTPKKKKKVQPMSLFQECEHNGNGTMFQAEKTSKTGNQRTVEADTMEQNDLSSDDEGEDASELSASSMKKGMSLDMYFKVHGINLEDEEVEEDEEDELDDAANDEGNGGQASNEELGTIKKKTRGKTMCKKLHATDFNDRREVEFFGGQPIGPTKEVVSNLNQLLGTTVRNPRFVTLLYTSWHGVPKNIKEDMWEYANQKFILPITSKPWVMKGFCRAWKKYKGKIKKEHFLKYNTKKEMIKNRPLEIPEVQFRKLIRYWSLPTVKAVSTKNAENRSKQTCPHRMGSTNFGIVRKQLRDSKENSEEPSRVEVFIATRTSKKGKEIDAKTQSTIAELQTRIEAGENDEDAFVGVLGNDQPGRVRCYGASITRSSLKKDEEIRQVKVEYNNKVESLEKKMDGVCSLLKVLVHQVNPGMSEEEVAALVQAAQNFPLDASSSRLRYTPCSSESTHIPPKDTPKGINGSHGIFHFA